The DNA segment TCAATTATTTCACCAGGTTGTACCTCAGATTTTCCTGATGCACGTGCAAGAATTTTCTCTGTTATGTTCATATTAAAATCAATCCTTAAAATTCCTTATTCAAATGAAAATTTCCTTGAAAGTTTCCTTCTTCAGGTCTAAAAACCTTTATAAAATTTTTATAAACCATTTGAATAACTTTAATATTCAAATTAGTCTAATTGAATTAAAAAATTGATCAAGACATTTAAATCTTAATCTACCTTTTAAATTTTGATCCTAATCATTTAGGGGTCGAAGGGTCCACGTACCGATCTCACTATTTCGTTGAAAAGTTTGTCGTTGATGTACTTTCCTTCTTCTCTTCGTCTTTTGACGTTTTCCACAATTTTACAGAGTTCTTCTGTTGTAACATCTATTCCACATGCATCAAGCTTTGCTTTAACTGCTCTGCAGCCTGAATGTTTACCCAGGACTATTTTTCTGTGATGTCCTATCATTTCAGGAAGGAAAGGTTCGTATGTGAGGGGTTCCTCTATAACCGCATCCACATGTATCCCTGATTCATGTCTGAACACATTTTTACCCACAATAGGTTTGTTTTCAGGTACTTTCATGTTGGTTAGTTTTCCAACGAGCTGGGAAAGTTCGTAAAATATGCTGATGTTGAATCCAAGGTCAACTCCATATATAAGGTGAAGGCTCATCACAAGTTCTTCAAGGGATGTGTTGCCTGCCCTTTCACCTATACCATTGACTGTTGTTGAAACTGCATTTGCACCTGCTAAAAGTCCGGATATGCAGTTTGAAACTGCTAATCCAAAGTCGTTGTGACAGTGAAGTGCTATTTCTGCTTTCAGGTCGGACCTTAATTCCCTTACGAGGTAATCCATACCCTGAGGACTTATGGCTCCAACTGTGTCTGCTATGTGCACCCTGTCTGCACCACAGTTTTCAGCCTTTTTATAAACCTGTTTCAAGAAATCAATGTCTGTTCTTGTTGCATCTTCAGCAGAAAATGCTACAAAAAGCCCATGGTCCTTTGCATGCTCAATTGAGTTCATGCAAACGTTCAGAATTTCTTCACGACTCATATTGAATTTATGTTTGAGGTGAAGGTCTGAGGTTGCCATGAATGTGATTATTCCATCAACTCCACAGTCAATTGCCTTGTCAATGTCTTCCTTCTTGGTACGTGACAAAACAAGTATCTGTGCATCTAAATCTTCATTCACAATGGCTTTAACAGATCTTTCCTCTTGCTTTGACACAACTGGAAATCCTGCTTCTATCTGATGGATTCCAAGTTCGTCGAGTTTTCTTGCGATTTGAAGTTTTTCAGAAGTTCCTAAACAAACTCCAGGTGTCTGTTCACCATCTCTTAACGTTGTATCATAAATTTTAACATCATTTGGAAATTTTAAATCCGCTGCCTTGTTGTAAGGGCTCACAAAGTAATCCAAATTATTCCCACCTGCTAATTTTTGAGATATTTCAATTATTTTTATTGATGAATTTTTTAAAAAATTTTAGCTTTTTTTAAAGCGTTCCAATTCTCAAGTTAAAACATGTTTGATTCATTTCTAAGCTAAAATTTTTTTAAACTAAATTATTTTTAAATTACAACAGAAAAATTTATTCTATGTATAGATGTATTTTTCGAAAACATTTGCCATACCTTTTCTGTTCTTCTTGATCTGTTGTTGTGATTCACTCCTTATTTATCCTTTTATATTTAAAAATCTATTTTTTGTGAAATTTATCACCATGAGGCTTCTGGTTTCCAAGTGATCTGGACATTAGCAAATAGGAATGAAAATTCAAAACCCAAAACAGATTGTTGACAATAATTAAAATAAAAAATAAAGGGTATTAAAGAGAGTGTTATTATTTTTTTTGTTGATTGTTATGTTTATATACTTTTTTTTAATTATTATACAATTAACATTTTACCATGATTCACAATTTTCACCCTTCTAAGGTTCATTGCTCCAAGGATAGGGTTTTTATTAATTTTTATTTTTGAAATTAGGTTAGAAATTGGAGTGAATTTGGAAAAAAATTTTATATATTATAGGAATGTATTCTATGATGTCATACATATTAGATGACACTAGAACCCTCCCTCTCCTCAGAGAGATACCGCCTCCAGGAGAGGGAATGGCTTTTATATAATTACTTATTTTAGGGTAAAAACAAACATTATATGCGCTATAAAAAGAATTTATATGATGTTTCATGCCCCAATCAGGACCATTTATATTCAAACACCCTATTTTATCCCTAGAGAGGGTTTTGAATTCTTATTTTTTAGATTCCAAATCCTTCGTTGCATAACTGGATTATACCCTTTAGTTTTACTGTTCTGATATCATGCGTTACCAATAGAATATTTACTACCATCCGAAGCAGCAGATGCACATCAACATTTACCTTAGAGGATCCAAATTATCCACCTGTAACTTCAAGTAAACATGCCGGATCTTGGATATTTCACAGTATTCATTCCAATCTATGCAAACAACTGAACATATTCATATAATTTAGGTGATCTTTGGAAATTTCAGTTGTCTCGGTAATACTTCCTTAATGAACTCCCATAAGTTCAAGGTAGGATCTTCTCTCAAACCCATCTTCTATTCCAAGTTTCTTGAATAACTCAAATATTTCATCCCTTGCCTGGGAAAAATCTTCACCTTCACGAGCTTCTCTTTCTATTTCAATGAATTTTCCAACATTAAGGACTTCATCAAGAGAAATTATGGATTCTTTGAATTTGTATATAATTCTCTTCTTTTCAACAGTTGCAGCTGCCCTGAATCCAAGGTTTTCAAGGATAGATGCCATGTTTTCAGTGTCTGAAACATCAACTTCAATTTCTTTACGTGTCTTGCTGACCTCATCCATTTTGGCGCCTTTATAGGTTAAAATTATTCGTTTTCCAGATGTATCTGGGATTTCCCTTATCCTGAGTGCCTCATCAGTTTCTGCAAAGTCCCGGTCTGGTGCGTTGAAATAAACATCCTTCTGATGCTCCAAACCAATCATCTCCGCCCTAATTTCATTAAGTTTAACTTCAACATCATTAAAATTACCTGCATGGGCTTTAACTTCAACTTCTATCATTTTTAAACCTTCCAACTCTTTTCAAGATTTTCAACATCTGAAACAAGCAATACTATAAATATGAACTTTTCATCAAACCCTTTAACTGATATTTTTTTGGTTCTTCTGATGTTTTGACATGATCATTTCTTTTTCATATTTCATTATGATCATTTCCATATTAAATTAATGGAAGCTCCAGGTTCTTAATGATTGGGTGAAATAAAGGGGTGAAATAAGATTTTGATGTTTCAATGGAGGCAACAATTTGAAGGACGTCCCCCAGAATATTCTGGATCTGTTAACACATAACCCCCAGATTTATCTCCAAATTTTAAATCAGAAACTTCTGAACCTTTGAATCCTTTAAGGTACCAGACCTGTTCAGCTTTACTACCATACCTGTAGACAGTTATTCCCTTGGATTTGAGTTTGTAAGCCATTAAAAATATCCTTTTAACATCAGCTTTGGATGCTTCGTGTGGAAGGTTAACAGTCTTTGAAACTGCATTGTCCACATGGCTCTGGAAGGCTGCCTGCATCTTGACATGCCATTCAGGTTTTATATCATGGGCAGTTACAAACAACCGCTTCACATCAGATGGAATTCCATCAACATCCTGAATTGAACCATTACACAGCACAGAATCCAGGATTTCCTTTCTATAAAAACCCCTTTTTAAAGTGATTTTCTTAAATAGGGGATTTATTTCAAGGAGTTTTGTGCCGTTCATAACATTTCTAACAAAAGAAACTGCAAATAAAGGTTCTATACCGCTCGTAATATTTGCAATTATACTTATGGTTCCTGTTGGTGCTATGGTGGTTGTTGTAGCATTTCTCATGGCCTTGAAACCTTTTTTGTACCATACACTCTCCCTGAAGTTTGGGAAAGAACCCCTCGATCTTCCAAGTTCTTCTGAAGCCTTCTTTGAATGATCCTGTATGAATTTCATGACTTTACCTGCAGTTTCAACGGCTTTTTTTGAGTCATATGGAATTTCAAGCATTATTAACATCTCTGCAAATCCCATAACCCCCAGGCCGATTTTCCTGTTTTTCAGGGTTTCAGTTTTTATTCGGGGTGTTGGAAAACTTGTAACATCCAGAACGTTGTCAAGAAAATGCACAGCCGTTTTTACTGTGCGTTCCAATTTATCCCAATTTATAACACCAGTTTTAACCATCCTGGCAAGGTTTATTGAACCGAGGTTGCATGATTCATAGGAAAGAAGGGGTTGCTCTCCACAGGGATTTGTTGCCTGGATCTTACCTGAAGCTGGAGTTGGGTTCATTCTGTTTATTTCATCCATGAATAGGATCCCAGGATCCCCTGTTTTCCATGCATTTTCAACGATAGCATCAAACAGATCTTCAGCCTTTATGTAACCTACTTCCTCATTGGTTCTGGGGTTTAAAAGGGGATTTTTATCCTCAATTTCCCTTGATTTGTTTACCTTCCCCTTTGAGTGTTCTTCAGATTCCAGTATCCCTCCTGATCCATTCAAAACAGATGTTTCTTCTTCCAGAAGATGTGTATCTTTGAATCCCTTGCTTTTCTCTTCATGGCGAAGGACTTTGTCCATGAATTCATTGTCAACTGAAACAGACAGGTTGAAGTTTTCAAGATGGGTGAGTTTCTTCAGATATTCAGCATCTGCATCCACTGGAATATTTTTGGCCTGTATAAATTCAAGGATATCCGGGTGGTGAACACTGAGTACTGCCATGTTTGCACCTCTTCTTCTGCCTCCCTGTTTTATTACGTCGGTTGCAACATCAAAAATTCGCATAAAAGATAATGGTCCCGATGCTATTCCAGCTGTTGACCCCACAATATCACCCCGTGGTCTGAGCTTTGAAAATGAAAAACCAACACCCCCACCAGATTTGTGGATGAGGGCCATGTACTTCAGGGCATCAAATATTTCAGTTACAGAATCACCAACCGGTAAAACAAAGCATGCAGAAAGCTGATTTATAGGGGTTCCTGCATTCATGAGGGTGGGGGAGTTGGGTAAAAATTCCAGGGAGGATATCAGTTTGTAGAATTCTTTTTCTACTTCAAGGGTATCTGATTCATAGAGTATTTCTGCCTTGGAAACTGCCCTCGAAACCCTTTGGAACATTTCTTCTGGATCTTCCACTATCCTCCCAGTTTCATCCTTGAGTAGGTATCTTTTTTCAAGGACTTCTAGAGTGTTTTGAGATAAGTGGGGAGATTTTCCAGGTGGATGTTTTGGATTCCCAGTGAATCCCATATTTGACCCCCATTTCCATTATATAACCAATATGTCAGCTTAAAAATGAAACTAAACTGATGTTTTAAATGAATTTGAGTTGTTTTGAAAATATTTAGATCAACAAGGTGTGAACTGATTATCCCACCCTTCCCTGGATGGAATTTTTAATATATAATCGTGAACTATCTATTTGAGAAAGATAATCATTTATTGCATCTTCAACTACTTCATAAGCAGCTATTTTAAGATTTTTCTCCTTTAAAAGGATTTTTTTTTCTTTGATTATTTTTTCTGTGGATTTTTTTCTTTTAAAAAGTCCATTTGGCTGCTGTTCAGTTTCTTTCATTTTATTCAGGTACTCCAAACGGATATTCCTTATATCTATTCGGAGGTTATGGCGTACCTTCTTTAATATTTTCTCAAGATCATCGAGTTCATTTATAGTATTCATAGCCCTGTCAATTGAGGATACATCTATTAACATACCTTCAATTCCAAGGGAATCTATCTGCTGACGGTATTTTTTAGGAGATATCATTCTATTCCTATTCCTCCTTGTGATTCCAAGAGTTAATCAAAGCATTGAAGCTTTATTAAAAATTTATAGCTCCAAATATATAATACTAACTGATTTTTTCATATTAAAATAGAAAAAAATAGAAGTAATTGTAACCTACACCCAAAATTTGGGTTTAATTCCAAAAAAAAACTTCAGTATTAATATAAGATACTTTAATAATAACCCAAAGTTATATATGATGTTTAAGAAAAGTTTAATGCTGAGTACTTTCTTTTAAAATATTCAAGAACTTATTATTAAGATACAAACTCAAAGTATGAAAACCTTTACCTTTAATAACACGCTACTTATATACTTTATAAAAGGAAGTACGAATTTATACATAATATCAAATTCATTTATAATGATTAAATGATCTGGAGGAACAGAATGACTGATGTAGAAATCAAAATTGAAAATATTGTGACTTCCGCAACGCTCGGTAAGCCATTAGACCTTACACAGGTTGGTCCGGCACTCGAAGGTGTCGAATACAATAAGGAACAATTCCCAGGCTTGGTTTTTAAACTTAAAGAACCTAAAACAGCCGCATTAATATTTGGATCAGGAAAACTCGTTTGTACAGGTGCAAAATCTGTAAAAGATTCAATAAAAGCCATCCACATAACAGTGGATCTGATGAGAACCCTCGACCCAGAGATACCCAAAGAATTTGAAATAAAGGTACAAAACATAGTTGCTTCAGCCAACCTAATGAAAACTTTAAACCTTGAAGCAGTGGCTTTGGAACTTGAAAACACAGAATACGAACCTGAACAGTTCCCCGGATTAGTTTACAGGCTTGGAGACCCAAAAGTTGTTTTACTCCTCTTTGGTTCAGGAAAAGTCGTATGTACAGGTGCAAAAACTAAAGAAGCCGCCCAGCTTGGTGTTGAAAAAACTAAAGAAAGACTAGCTGAATTGGATCTGATCTAATTTCATTTTTTAAATTGATTAACTCGGTGATCTTTTGATTAAACTTATAGCATTCGATCTTGATAACGTTCTTATAGATGGCGAAGCCATCGATGAAATAGGCAAACTGATGGACGCAGAAACTGAAATCTCAGAAATAACAAAAAAAGCAATGGAAGGAGACCTTGAATTTGGAGAAGCCCTTAAAGAAAGAGTAGCTTTACTTAAAGGTGCATCTGTGGATGATATAAAGGATGTTGTCTACAAGATTCCTCTCATGGAAGGGGCCAGCGAAACTGTTGCAGAGCTCAAAAAGAGAGGTTACAAAATTGCAACAATAACTGGTAGCTTCGAAATAATTGCAAATCGTATGAAAGAGGAATTAGGCCTTGATTACGCATTTTCAAATGTTCTCCACGAAGAGGAAGGTAAACTCACAGGAGAAGTTTCAGGTCCTCTCGTAAAAGGTTCAAAATCTGACGTCCTCAAAGAGATACTAAAAACAGAGCAGATAACTGCAGAAGAATCTGCAGCCGTTGGAGACGGCGCAAATGACATTTCAATGCTCAAAGAAGCAGGAATGGGCATAGCTTTTAATGCTAAACCTGTTTTAAAGGAGATTGCAGATGTTGTTGTAGAAAAAAGGGATTTAAGAGAATTATTAAACATCTTCAAAGAGGAGGAATCCCAAGTGGAAACAAAATCCGAAACTGAAGATAAAGCTGAAGATAAAGCTGAAGATAAAGCTGAAGATAAAGCTGAAGATAAAGCTGAAAATTCTAAATCACCCTACGCTGGTAAAAGCTTCAAAGAACTTCTCAAAGAGAAGAAAGAGCTTGAAAAGCAGCTCAATGAGTTCACAAAAAAAAGGGATGAACTCAACGAAGAAGCCAGGACTCACAAGGACTTAAGGAATGATTTGAACAACAGTATAAAAGAAAATCTGGATAAAGCCCTCAAATACCGTGATGAACGTGACCAGAACAATGAAGAGGTCAAGAAGTACAAGAAGTTGAGGGATGAAACCAACCAGAAGCTCAAGAAGATGGAATGGGCATCTGGAAAACGGGAAATAGTTAAAGCCCAGGGTGAAATAGAAAAACTCGAAAAAACTATAGAAACCAAGGTCCTGGACATAAGGAAAGAAAATGAGCTTGTTAAAAAGGTTACAGACCTTCGAAAAGAGCTCCAGGACATGCATGAGGATGAAAAAACCAAAAAAGAAGCCCTTGAGCTTAAAGAGATATCCGAAGCCCACCATGCAAAGGTTGTTGAGCTTTCAAACAAAGCCCAGGAAACCCATGAAAGCATGATCGAATACTTCAGGAAAATCGATGATATAAGGGCAAAGGCAGATGAAGCCCACAAAAAATTCATTGAAACTCGTGAAAAAGCATCTGCTGAACATGAATCTGTTAAATCCGTTCTTAATGAAATAAGGAAGATAAACAAAGGCCTTGACAAGATTAAGGCAAAAGAACGAAGCAGTGAAAATGAGGAAAGTAAGAAGAAAAATATGGCTGAGAGGGAGATTGCTCAGGACATATTCGAAAAGTTCAAAGAGGGTAAAAAGCTCTCAAAAGATGAACTTATGCTCCTCCAGAAGCATCACATCGTCTGATTCTCTGAATCAGACAACCTCATTTCTTTATTTTAAATTTATTTTTAAAGGTTATTTTTTACTTTAAAAAATAATATTTAACTTCTTTAAAGGTTTCTAGTTCAATATTAAGTCCTTATTTTATTTTTTTAAACCAATTTAACCCCCCAATATCTCATCATTAAAAATAGTTTTTTTCTATGAAATTTTATTGATTTTATTGAGTTAAAGCATTGTACAGTACATAATACTAATTATTTTCTCATGATTATCATCTATTTAAAGTAAATACATCATAACTAAGTTTTAAGAAAAGTTGAATGGATGTAAGTCAGGAGTCATATTTTATGGGAGAAGAAGATTCATACGTCAAGGAGTCTACACGAATTGCTGCTTTGATCATTGCAACACTTGCCAATTTTTTAACACCGTTCATGAGCTCTGCAATCAACATAGCACTGCCTGCAATTGGTGCAGAGTTTGGATCAAGCGCAATTTTACTGAGCTGGGTTCCAACATCATTTTTATTAGCTGCAGCAATGTTTTCAGTTCCCTTTGGTAGGATAGCTGATATTTATGGGATGAAAAAAATATTCAGCTATGGAATAATTATATTTACAGTGGCCTCCCTTCTTTCGGCTCTGGCACCATCAACCATTGCACTCATAGTTTTCAGGATCATCCAGGGAGTGGGTGCTGCAATGATATTTGTAACAGGCCTTGCAATAATCACCTCGGTTTATCCACCATTTAAACGTGGAAAAGCCATAGGAATAAATATTGCAACTGTTTACATTGGACTGTCCCTTGGTCCTGTGCTCGGCGGAATCATGACCCAGTACCTTGGATGGAGAAGTCTTTTCTATTTGGCTGTTCCCCTGGGTATTCTGATATTTGCACTGACACTCTGGAAGCTTGAGGGAGAATGGGCAGTTTGTCATGGAGAAAAATTCGATGCTCTGGGTTCCATATTCTACAGTATCGTTCTTGTAACTGTCATGTACGGAGTTTCCATACTTCCAAGCAACAACGGACTCATCATGATAACCCTGGGAATTGTGGGTTTACTGGCATTTGTGATATGGGAGTTAAGAACTGAAAGTCCTGTTTTAAACATCAAAATCTTCAAAAACACAACCTTTGCATTCTCAAACCTGGCAGCCCTTATAAACTACAGTTCAACCTTTGCTGTGACTTTCCTCCTGAGCCTGTACCTTCAATACATCAGGGGGCTTGATGCACAGTCAGCAGGAATTATATTAGTTGCCCAGCCAGTTATAATGGCGATTTTCTCTCCAATTGCAGGGAAACTTTCAGACAGGTTCGAACCCCAGATCATCGCATCCCTTGGAATGGCAATTTCAACCATTGGAATATTCACATTCACCTTCCTGACACCCACAACCAGCTTAACACTTCTCATCATAGGTTTGATGGTTCTTGGATTTGGATTTGCACTCTTCTCATCCCCCAACACCAATGCAATTATGGGATCCGTTGAAAAACGTTTCTACGGTGTTGCATCTGCAATGGTCAGCACCATGCGGCTTATAGGTCAGATGTTCAGCATGGGTTTGGCCCTCATGGTGTTTGCAATATTCATAGGAAACGTTCAGATAACAACAGCCCAGTACCCAGCTCTGCTCTCAAGCATACACACTGTTTTCATCATCTGCACAGTGCTCTGTTTCATTGGTATCTTTGCATCCATTGCAAGGGGTAAAAAACGTTCAAAAAATGCACAAAAATGATGGTCAATCCATTAAACTAAAAATTGGAAATAATATATAATTATTGAAAATAAGATATTAAAAAAATGTTACATTGAGAGTTATATTGAGATTTGAATGTTTGAAAGGAGAAAAAAAGTTTTTACTTCATTGGATCATGAAATTTCATTTATCATGAGTTAACAACAAAAGATTCTCCTTCCTCTTTTTTAACCCTTAATATATGGTCTGCAGCATCCTCAAGGTCTGTTTCATGGGTGACTATGATCATCTGAGGTATTATGGACATTTTCTTCAGGAGTTCTATGAGTTCCTGCCTTCTGTAGGCATCAAGGTGTATGGTGGGTTCGTCCAGCATTATAAGCTCAAGACTTCCCCCTGAAAGTGTTTGGGTTATTCCAAGACGGAGAGCAAGTGCCACGGCAATTTTTTCACCACCACTTATCATATCAAGGCTGTTTTGACCTGCAGGACCATATATGGTAACATCGTAGTCCTCATCAAGTTTTATATCCGAGTACTCGAAGTTGAACTTCTCAAAGAAGTCCCGTGTGTTCTGCTCTATGAGCGGCCTTGAAAGGTTTCTGAGGTCCCTTTGAACCCCATCTTTACCATAAAGGTCCCTTATGTAGTCTAAAAGTTTCAAGTAATCCTTTAGACCACTGAGTTTTTTCTCATCAAAACTGTAAGACTCAATTTTTTTGTGGATTTCCTCAATTGAACGTGTGATCTGGGCTTCTTCACCTTTAAACCTCTGTTTTTCACCCTTTAAATCGTTGAGAAGACCATTTTTAGTATCAAGATCTTTTTTAACGATTTCATGAGCCTTTTCATCGTATCCAATAGTTTCAAGTTGCAAACCCATTTCAAACATCTTTTCTCTGGCCTTTCCAATACCATCAACTGTTTCCATGAGCCGGGTGTTGAATGATTCTTTCTGGATCACAGCTCCTGAAAGCTGGTGGTACTCGTTGTTAAGGCCTTCCAAATAGTTTATTTCCCCCTGAAGGTTTTCAACACTACCCCCTGCAATATCAACGAAACTGCTTATCCTGGTTTTTAAAGTTTCAATACTGTACTGGATTTTAGCCAGATCTTCTTCGTACTTCTCAGGATCCTTCAGAGACTCCAGAGAATTTTTAGCACCAATGTAAGCCTCATATTGACCCTTTAGGTCTTCAAGAACCTTATTTTTAGTTTTTATATCATTGTTAAGGTCTTCGAAAATATCTAAGTTCTTTTTAAGTTCTACAACCTTTGAATCTATGTCTCCAATATCCTTTTTACTGTCCTCAACTGCACTCATGTACTCAGTTATTATTCCAAGGTTAATATCCTGTATTTTAAGACTTTTAGATTCAAATATTCCTTTTTTAACCTTCAACTCCTTCAAACGTTTCCCAAGTTCTGAGGATCTCTTCCTGTTATTCTCCATTTCAGATGTGTACTCCTTTAAAAGTTCTTCACGTTTTTGAGGAGTTATGTTTGATTTACATATTGGACAGACATCTTCAACCTGATTCAGTTCTTTTATAGGAGTTTCAAGCCCTTTATTTTGGATTTTGATGTTGGATATTTCAGTTTGAAGTTTGTGGATATCTTCAACTGCTTCTTTTACCCTGGCTTCAACTTCTGGTTTTACAGCTTTAAGATGTGTTTCCACATCTTCCACTGAATCAAAATCCGTGTTGAGAATTTTATTTGATTTTTCAAGGACATCTGAAACCTTCTGCATGGATTGCTCTATTTTATTCTGGACCTTTTTTCTCCTATCCACGTAATTAACCATTAAACCCCTGCTACCTGCAAACTGATCCCGAGCATACTGAAGGCTGCAAACTTCAGATTCCAGTTTCAGGTAGTCATGGTAATAGGATTCATTGGAAGTTATTATCCCCCTGAAACCATTGATATCTTTAATTATTTTATTTAAAATAATTTCTTCCTTTTTAAGGCCTTTAAGTTCATCTGCAGCTTCTTGCATTCCCTTCAAAACAGGCAACTTGTCTATTTTGGGTTTTAATTCCTTCATCCTTTTTTCAGTGGCTTCAATTTCATCTACTTTGGCCCTTAGATATTTTTCATCCACCTCCATTTTTTCAAGGAGGTTTTTCCGGGATTCCAGAGCGGATGTGGTTGCTTCAAAATCTGATCGTTTGGAGTCTA comes from the Methanobacterium aggregans genome and includes:
- a CDS encoding homocitrate synthase family protein — translated: MDYFVSPYNKAADLKFPNDVKIYDTTLRDGEQTPGVCLGTSEKLQIARKLDELGIHQIEAGFPVVSKQEERSVKAIVNEDLDAQILVLSRTKKEDIDKAIDCGVDGIITFMATSDLHLKHKFNMSREEILNVCMNSIEHAKDHGLFVAFSAEDATRTDIDFLKQVYKKAENCGADRVHIADTVGAISPQGMDYLVRELRSDLKAEIALHCHNDFGLAVSNCISGLLAGANAVSTTVNGIGERAGNTSLEELVMSLHLIYGVDLGFNISIFYELSQLVGKLTNMKVPENKPIVGKNVFRHESGIHVDAVIEEPLTYEPFLPEMIGHHRKIVLGKHSGCRAVKAKLDACGIDVTTEELCKIVENVKRRREEGKYINDKLFNEIVRSVRGPFDP
- the cyaB gene encoding class IV adenylate cyclase, coding for MIEVEVKAHAGNFNDVEVKLNEIRAEMIGLEHQKDVYFNAPDRDFAETDEALRIREIPDTSGKRIILTYKGAKMDEVSKTRKEIEVDVSDTENMASILENLGFRAAATVEKKRIIYKFKESIISLDEVLNVGKFIEIEREAREGEDFSQARDEIFELFKKLGIEDGFERRSYLELMGVH
- a CDS encoding adenosylcobalamin-dependent ribonucleoside-diphosphate reductase, whose translation is MGFTGNPKHPPGKSPHLSQNTLEVLEKRYLLKDETGRIVEDPEEMFQRVSRAVSKAEILYESDTLEVEKEFYKLISSLEFLPNSPTLMNAGTPINQLSACFVLPVGDSVTEIFDALKYMALIHKSGGGVGFSFSKLRPRGDIVGSTAGIASGPLSFMRIFDVATDVIKQGGRRRGANMAVLSVHHPDILEFIQAKNIPVDADAEYLKKLTHLENFNLSVSVDNEFMDKVLRHEEKSKGFKDTHLLEEETSVLNGSGGILESEEHSKGKVNKSREIEDKNPLLNPRTNEEVGYIKAEDLFDAIVENAWKTGDPGILFMDEINRMNPTPASGKIQATNPCGEQPLLSYESCNLGSINLARMVKTGVINWDKLERTVKTAVHFLDNVLDVTSFPTPRIKTETLKNRKIGLGVMGFAEMLIMLEIPYDSKKAVETAGKVMKFIQDHSKKASEELGRSRGSFPNFRESVWYKKGFKAMRNATTTTIAPTGTISIIANITSGIEPLFAVSFVRNVMNGTKLLEINPLFKKITLKRGFYRKEILDSVLCNGSIQDVDGIPSDVKRLFVTAHDIKPEWHVKMQAAFQSHVDNAVSKTVNLPHEASKADVKRIFLMAYKLKSKGITVYRYGSKAEQVWYLKGFKGSEVSDLKFGDKSGGYVLTDPEYSGGRPSNCCLH
- a CDS encoding TATA-box-binding protein; amino-acid sequence: MTDVEIKIENIVTSATLGKPLDLTQVGPALEGVEYNKEQFPGLVFKLKEPKTAALIFGSGKLVCTGAKSVKDSIKAIHITVDLMRTLDPEIPKEFEIKVQNIVASANLMKTLNLEAVALELENTEYEPEQFPGLVYRLGDPKVVLLLFGSGKVVCTGAKTKEAAQLGVEKTKERLAELDLI
- the serB gene encoding phosphoserine phosphatase SerB produces the protein MIKLIAFDLDNVLIDGEAIDEIGKLMDAETEISEITKKAMEGDLEFGEALKERVALLKGASVDDIKDVVYKIPLMEGASETVAELKKRGYKIATITGSFEIIANRMKEELGLDYAFSNVLHEEEGKLTGEVSGPLVKGSKSDVLKEILKTEQITAEESAAVGDGANDISMLKEAGMGIAFNAKPVLKEIADVVVEKRDLRELLNIFKEEESQVETKSETEDKAEDKAEDKAEDKAEDKAENSKSPYAGKSFKELLKEKKELEKQLNEFTKKRDELNEEARTHKDLRNDLNNSIKENLDKALKYRDERDQNNEEVKKYKKLRDETNQKLKKMEWASGKREIVKAQGEIEKLEKTIETKVLDIRKENELVKKVTDLRKELQDMHEDEKTKKEALELKEISEAHHAKVVELSNKAQETHESMIEYFRKIDDIRAKADEAHKKFIETREKASAEHESVKSVLNEIRKINKGLDKIKAKERSSENEESKKKNMAEREIAQDIFEKFKEGKKLSKDELMLLQKHHIV
- a CDS encoding MFS transporter; translation: MGEEDSYVKESTRIAALIIATLANFLTPFMSSAINIALPAIGAEFGSSAILLSWVPTSFLLAAAMFSVPFGRIADIYGMKKIFSYGIIIFTVASLLSALAPSTIALIVFRIIQGVGAAMIFVTGLAIITSVYPPFKRGKAIGINIATVYIGLSLGPVLGGIMTQYLGWRSLFYLAVPLGILIFALTLWKLEGEWAVCHGEKFDALGSIFYSIVLVTVMYGVSILPSNNGLIMITLGIVGLLAFVIWELRTESPVLNIKIFKNTTFAFSNLAALINYSSTFAVTFLLSLYLQYIRGLDAQSAGIILVAQPVIMAIFSPIAGKLSDRFEPQIIASLGMAISTIGIFTFTFLTPTTSLTLLIIGLMVLGFGFALFSSPNTNAIMGSVEKRFYGVASAMVSTMRLIGQMFSMGLALMVFAIFIGNVQITTAQYPALLSSIHTVFIICTVLCFIGIFASIARGKKRSKNAQK
- a CDS encoding AAA family ATPase, with product MLKRWQKNSTRDFMIIENVRMENFKSHRNTSVDLSTGISIVMGENGAGKSSILEAVSFALFKQHSGKKMEQLIRNNTEKMSVTLTFLVNGRKYRIKRDRNKKSGAQAKLGIMDGESFMPLASGEKAVTEEVKRLLEMDGDLFLNAVYVRQGEIADLIEKSPSEKKQMIGKLLGIESLEKAWKNMKILMDEYNGKKLKLEGRLESLDGLKDDLNSADNDKKRIHKRIQELNEKILKLETEYQSLKDRNEILDSKRSDFEATTSALESRKNLLEKMEVDEKYLRAKVDEIEATEKRMKELKPKIDKLPVLKGMQEAADELKGLKKEEIILNKIIKDINGFRGIITSNESYYHDYLKLESEVCSLQYARDQFAGSRGLMVNYVDRRKKVQNKIEQSMQKVSDVLEKSNKILNTDFDSVEDVETHLKAVKPEVEARVKEAVEDIHKLQTEISNIKIQNKGLETPIKELNQVEDVCPICKSNITPQKREELLKEYTSEMENNRKRSSELGKRLKELKVKKGIFESKSLKIQDINLGIITEYMSAVEDSKKDIGDIDSKVVELKKNLDIFEDLNNDIKTKNKVLEDLKGQYEAYIGAKNSLESLKDPEKYEEDLAKIQYSIETLKTRISSFVDIAGGSVENLQGEINYLEGLNNEYHQLSGAVIQKESFNTRLMETVDGIGKAREKMFEMGLQLETIGYDEKAHEIVKKDLDTKNGLLNDLKGEKQRFKGEEAQITRSIEEIHKKIESYSFDEKKLSGLKDYLKLLDYIRDLYGKDGVQRDLRNLSRPLIEQNTRDFFEKFNFEYSDIKLDEDYDVTIYGPAGQNSLDMISGGEKIAVALALRLGITQTLSGGSLELIMLDEPTIHLDAYRRQELIELLKKMSIIPQMIIVTHETDLEDAADHILRVKKEEGESFVVNS